A single Candidatus Poribacteria bacterium DNA region contains:
- a CDS encoding amidohydrolase: MRGDFEAYLNDSFRDENGQLDLEKLLVLEDEADMDVAVIMPNTQPEPNNQELGEAIKDNSRALGCALIHPTEDDPVGQVRKAATEWGMKGIKLMPAVHGYNVDDEIVKPVAEAARDNGLIVSIHSGPANCHPTRIGNVASWIPEAPVIMDHMGFPDDLDAGIEAAKANPNISLGTTILRFHRRWGTDPDQVVPTEVKKAVDEVGPEQIVFGSNTPEYRPIQVINAIRRLELGDDAEALIFGDNLARIYGLM; encoded by the coding sequence ATGCGAGGAGATTTTGAAGCCTATTTGAACGACTCGTTCCGCGATGAGAACGGGCAATTGGATTTAGAGAAACTGTTGGTCCTTGAAGATGAAGCGGACATGGATGTTGCCGTCATCATGCCCAACACCCAGCCTGAACCGAACAATCAAGAACTAGGTGAGGCGATAAAAGACAATTCGCGTGCCCTCGGTTGTGCGCTCATCCACCCCACCGAAGATGACCCCGTTGGACAGGTCCGGAAAGCTGCAACTGAGTGGGGTATGAAAGGCATCAAGCTGATGCCAGCGGTTCACGGGTATAATGTTGATGATGAGATTGTCAAGCCGGTCGCCGAGGCAGCGCGAGACAATGGATTAATTGTTTCAATCCATTCAGGACCTGCAAATTGCCACCCTACACGCATCGGCAACGTCGCAAGCTGGATTCCTGAAGCTCCTGTTATTATGGATCATATGGGATTTCCCGATGACCTTGATGCTGGAATCGAAGCTGCAAAAGCGAACCCCAACATCTCTTTAGGCACAACAATCCTTCGCTTTCATCGACGTTGGGGCACAGATCCGGACCAAGTCGTTCCCACCGAGGTTAAGAAAGCGGTTGATGAGGTAGGTCCTGAACAGATTGTTTTCGGATCCAATACACCCGAATATCGTCCGATCCAAGTCATCAACGCCATTCGTCGCCTTGAATTGGGAGACGATGCCGAAGCGCTGATTTTTGGAGATAATTTGGCTCGGATTTATGGGTTGATGTAA
- the gcvT gene encoding glycine cleavage system aminomethyltransferase GcvT: MTEKLKRTPLYHIHKELGARLVEFGGWEMPMQYSSIIDEHLTIRSNVGIFDVSHMGEIEIRGPESLSLIQKLITNDAAKLVDGQVLYTPMCTETGGIIDDLLVYRFAADRYMLVVNASNIEKDLEWIHTHNEKRVEIENRSDETALVALQGRNAPQCLQTLTDVNIATVDYYRFAEGDVAGIPTVISRTGYTGEIGFELYVEAKRSADLWTAVYDATDAIGGKPIGLGARDTLRLEARLCLYGNDIDETTTPLEAGLRWTVAFDKGDLIGREALIRQDDEGIKRRLMGFQMLDRSIARAHHAVYHKDRRIGEVTSGAPAPSLKYNIGLAYLPIEISKINTKIEIEIRGRCHPAKVVRTPFYQAPI; the protein is encoded by the coding sequence GTGACAGAAAAACTCAAGCGCACTCCCCTCTATCATATTCACAAAGAACTTGGTGCAAGGTTGGTTGAATTTGGTGGATGGGAGATGCCTATGCAATATAGCAGCATCATTGACGAGCACCTGACCATCAGATCGAATGTAGGGATATTTGATGTCTCGCACATGGGGGAAATCGAAATCCGAGGTCCCGAATCCCTATCGCTGATCCAAAAGTTGATTACCAACGATGCCGCCAAATTGGTTGATGGACAGGTACTCTATACACCGATGTGCACCGAAACCGGTGGAATTATAGATGACCTGCTCGTCTACCGTTTCGCAGCCGACCGGTATATGCTTGTTGTCAATGCCTCAAATATCGAAAAGGATTTGGAGTGGATACACACGCACAATGAAAAGCGGGTAGAAATCGAAAACCGGAGCGACGAAACTGCTCTCGTTGCGCTGCAAGGACGAAATGCCCCTCAGTGCCTTCAAACGCTGACCGATGTCAACATAGCAACGGTGGATTATTATCGGTTTGCCGAGGGAGATGTTGCTGGAATTCCAACCGTTATCTCACGGACAGGCTACACCGGAGAGATTGGTTTTGAACTTTATGTCGAAGCCAAGCGTAGCGCGGATTTATGGACTGCTGTTTATGACGCAACAGATGCTATCGGTGGAAAGCCGATCGGACTTGGTGCAAGGGACACCCTTCGACTAGAGGCGCGATTGTGTCTGTATGGCAACGATATTGATGAGACGACAACGCCGTTGGAAGCCGGATTACGATGGACAGTAGCCTTCGATAAGGGCGATCTTATTGGTCGAGAGGCTCTGATTCGGCAAGATGACGAAGGAATTAAACGCCGGTTGATGGGTTTTCAAATGCTGGATCGCAGCATTGCACGAGCGCACCACGCAGTTTATCATAAAGATCGGCGCATCGGGGAAGTCACGAGTGGTGCGCCCGCACCCAGCCTGAAATATAATATCGGTCTTGCTTACCTTCCCATTGAAATAAGCAAGATTAACACCAAAATTGAAATTGAAATCCGTGGGAGATGTCATCCCGCAAAGGTAGTTAGAACGCCGTTTTATCAAGCACCGATTTAG
- the rbfA gene encoding 30S ribosome-binding factor RbfA, translating into MPGRRTDRVSVLIQRELSDIIQRELKDPRVGFCTISQVQVSTDLRYADVKVSVVGDKQQKRNSITGLKSAAGFLRREVVQRIGLRHAPELRFELDDSVDQLMRIDRLLKRIHTQEEISSPTDDEVIKPD; encoded by the coding sequence ATGCCCGGAAGACGTACTGACCGCGTGAGCGTACTCATACAAAGAGAATTAAGTGATATCATTCAACGAGAACTTAAAGATCCGCGAGTCGGTTTTTGTACTATTTCTCAAGTTCAAGTTTCTACAGATCTGCGGTATGCGGATGTCAAGGTGAGCGTCGTTGGGGACAAGCAGCAGAAACGGAATTCTATAACGGGGCTTAAAAGTGCCGCCGGTTTCCTGCGGCGTGAGGTGGTGCAACGAATTGGCTTACGCCACGCACCTGAACTGCGTTTTGAATTAGACGATTCGGTAGATCAGTTAATGCGAATAGATCGCCTTCTCAAACGAATTCATACCCAAGAAGAAATTTCATCGCCTACCGATGACGAAGTAATTAAACCCGATTAG
- the truB gene encoding tRNA pseudouridine(55) synthase TruB, with amino-acid sequence MGIHGVLNLNKPPKLTSRQAVDCVKRILNVKKAGHGGTLDPDATGVLLICLGDGTKLFEALQAGTKEYEGTLILGVTTDTLDANGEIIKTADTSQITPDQIRSVCQQFVGEIEQMPPMFSAVKHKGKPLYKLARRGIEVERRSRRVFIESIELLLCNIPEVHLRVVCSKGTYIRVLAADIGVALGCGAHLSGLTRTRSGVFKIEEAHTFDRLKRTPEFAYQAVTPIDAVADMLHRQLH; translated from the coding sequence ATGGGCATTCACGGTGTTCTTAATCTGAATAAGCCGCCAAAGCTTACCTCAAGACAAGCAGTCGATTGCGTGAAACGCATACTAAATGTAAAAAAGGCGGGACATGGCGGCACACTCGATCCCGATGCTACTGGCGTTTTGCTCATCTGTCTGGGAGATGGCACAAAACTATTTGAGGCGTTACAAGCTGGCACCAAAGAATATGAAGGTACGCTCATTTTGGGTGTTACAACAGATACCCTTGACGCCAACGGAGAAATTATCAAAACTGCGGATACAAGTCAGATAACGCCCGATCAAATCCGATCCGTCTGTCAGCAGTTTGTTGGGGAAATCGAACAGATGCCGCCAATGTTTTCCGCGGTAAAGCATAAAGGGAAACCTCTGTACAAATTGGCACGCCGAGGGATCGAGGTTGAGCGCCGTTCGAGACGGGTCTTCATTGAATCTATCGAGTTGCTATTATGTAATATTCCTGAAGTTCATCTCCGAGTTGTTTGTTCTAAAGGAACGTATATTCGAGTGCTTGCTGCAGATATTGGAGTAGCCTTGGGCTGTGGTGCCCACCTTTCAGGACTGACCCGCACACGCTCGGGCGTATTCAAAATCGAGGAGGCACACACATTCGATCGTCTTAAGCGTACCCCCGAATTTGCTTATCAGGCTGTGACCCCGATTGATGCGGTGGCTGATATGCTGCATCGGCAGTTGCATTGA
- a CDS encoding DUF503 domain-containing protein, which translates to MLMHIGVCTIWLTIPDSHSLKQKRQVVKSITDRLKNRFNIAVAEVDGLDRHQQAVLGVVSVSNDTKHLNRVLSYVINFVEDALLAELTDYEIEILS; encoded by the coding sequence GTGCTTATGCATATTGGAGTTTGTACGATCTGGTTAACAATTCCAGATAGCCATTCGCTCAAACAGAAGCGGCAGGTGGTTAAAAGCATCACTGACCGCCTGAAAAATCGCTTTAACATTGCTGTCGCCGAGGTTGATGGGCTTGACAGGCATCAGCAAGCTGTGCTTGGGGTGGTATCTGTTTCAAACGATACGAAACACCTCAATCGTGTTTTATCTTATGTTATTAACTTTGTTGAAGATGCCCTGTTGGCAGAATTAACAGACTACGAAATTGAAATTCTGTCTTGA
- the infB gene encoding translation initiation factor IF-2 — protein sequence MVKNSQTKQSESPQTENKKIRVYELAKQYGVSSKEFVEELHEYGIPIKNHMSTLDAETVRLIETERNAAKPPPPEPPEPKVESSSTNKKTKKAKKVAAVSAIDESKVVEVKKEPPKKDAAISEEKAVTTMPQIQEGVTVGLLASELGFKGTEMIMRLMKLGIMANINQRLDYKTLQVISDQFGFEAVRRLTLEEQILQDEPDDPASLVARSPVITIMGHVDHGKTSLLDAIRQSNVMDTEAGQITQHIGAYHVELESGSVVFLDTPGHAAFTAMRARGAQVTDIVVLVVAADDGVMPQTVEALNHAKAAGVPILVALNKMDVENARPDYVKQQLAEYDLVPEEWGGQTIFVEISAKERIGIEELLEMLLLEAELLELNANPSKPARGTVAEAKLDKGRGPVATVLVQSGTLHVGDVFVAGLYYGKVRAMINDRGQRVKDAPPSTPVEVLGFTGVPEAGDQFSAVDSERDAKTLSESRQEQHRATQLGPQSRVSLDDLFERIREGDIKELNVIVKGDVQGSVEAVFDSLEGLSTDEVKINVIHQAVGGITETDVLLASASNAIVVGFNVHPTTGALIAKENEDIDVRTYSVIYNLISDVKSAMEGLLEPEVREVVVGRGIVRELFRTPRIGTIAGSYVNWGRIIRNYALRVLRDNRLIYEGQVDSLRHFKDDVTEVQANYECGIGVSAFDDFKVDDVLECYTHERIPRSLR from the coding sequence ATGGTGAAAAATAGTCAAACCAAGCAGAGCGAAAGTCCCCAAACAGAAAATAAAAAAATTAGAGTTTATGAACTCGCAAAACAATATGGGGTAAGCAGCAAAGAATTTGTTGAAGAGTTACATGAGTATGGCATTCCCATCAAAAACCACATGAGTACGCTGGATGCCGAAACTGTCCGGTTGATCGAGACCGAACGAAACGCTGCAAAGCCACCGCCCCCTGAACCTCCTGAACCCAAAGTTGAGTCATCTAGCACGAACAAGAAAACAAAGAAAGCAAAAAAAGTTGCAGCCGTTTCCGCTATTGATGAATCAAAAGTTGTTGAGGTAAAAAAAGAACCACCTAAAAAGGACGCAGCAATCAGTGAGGAAAAAGCGGTCACAACTATGCCGCAAATCCAGGAAGGAGTCACTGTTGGTCTCCTTGCCTCCGAACTAGGATTTAAGGGAACAGAAATGATCATGCGTCTCATGAAATTGGGGATCATGGCGAACATTAATCAACGCTTAGACTACAAGACACTACAAGTCATAAGCGACCAATTTGGGTTTGAGGCTGTTCGTAGATTGACACTCGAAGAGCAAATCCTTCAGGACGAACCTGATGATCCAGCAAGTCTTGTCGCACGTTCCCCTGTTATTACGATTATGGGGCATGTTGACCACGGTAAAACATCCCTGCTAGACGCCATCCGACAGTCAAATGTCATGGATACAGAGGCGGGGCAAATTACCCAGCATATTGGTGCTTACCATGTGGAATTGGAAAGTGGTAGTGTCGTTTTTCTCGACACTCCGGGACACGCAGCGTTTACTGCGATGCGTGCTCGGGGCGCACAGGTAACTGATATTGTCGTGCTTGTTGTCGCAGCAGATGATGGCGTGATGCCGCAGACCGTTGAAGCGCTCAACCACGCAAAAGCAGCGGGGGTCCCAATCCTTGTTGCACTCAACAAAATGGATGTCGAAAACGCTAGACCAGATTATGTCAAGCAGCAATTAGCAGAATATGACCTCGTCCCCGAAGAATGGGGTGGACAGACGATTTTTGTTGAAATCTCTGCGAAGGAACGAATCGGCATTGAAGAGTTATTAGAAATGCTCCTCCTTGAAGCAGAATTGCTTGAGCTTAACGCCAATCCGAGTAAGCCCGCTCGTGGGACAGTTGCCGAGGCTAAATTGGATAAGGGACGAGGCCCCGTGGCGACTGTGCTTGTCCAAAGTGGGACTTTGCATGTTGGTGATGTCTTTGTTGCGGGTCTTTATTACGGAAAAGTTCGGGCCATGATAAATGACCGAGGGCAGCGTGTGAAGGATGCACCACCCTCAACCCCGGTCGAGGTGCTTGGCTTTACAGGTGTGCCAGAGGCTGGAGACCAATTTTCTGCAGTTGACTCTGAAAGAGATGCAAAAACACTTAGCGAATCTCGACAAGAGCAACATCGGGCGACACAACTGGGACCGCAAAGCCGTGTAAGTTTGGACGATCTCTTTGAACGGATTCGGGAAGGCGATATTAAAGAGCTAAATGTCATTGTTAAAGGTGACGTACAAGGTTCTGTCGAAGCGGTCTTTGATTCCTTGGAAGGATTAAGCACAGACGAAGTTAAGATTAATGTTATTCATCAAGCTGTTGGGGGAATTACCGAAACGGATGTTTTACTAGCATCTGCCTCCAACGCAATTGTCGTTGGTTTTAATGTCCACCCCACAACGGGTGCCTTAATCGCGAAAGAAAACGAAGATATTGATGTCCGGACCTACAGCGTGATTTACAACCTAATTTCTGATGTGAAATCGGCTATGGAAGGGTTGCTTGAACCTGAAGTTCGAGAGGTTGTTGTTGGTCGAGGAATTGTTCGAGAGTTGTTCAGGACACCGCGCATAGGTACGATTGCGGGCAGTTATGTGAATTGGGGGCGAATCATCCGTAACTACGCCCTCCGCGTCCTACGAGACAATCGCCTAATCTACGAGGGACAGGTTGATTCGTTGCGGCATTTTAAGGATGATGTTACTGAGGTTCAGGCAAACTACGAGTGCGGTATCGGTGTCAGTGCGTTTGATGATTTCAAAGTAGACGATGTACTGGAGTGTTATACCCACGAGCGCATACCACGCTCATTGAGGTAG
- the rpsO gene encoding 30S ribosomal protein S15 has translation MALAAEEKKELVNAYKTHDSDTGSPEVQVAIIQTRIRELTEHFRTHRKDHHSRQGLFRLVSKQRRLLRYLHRQDVQRYRNLITQLGIRDTISGRRS, from the coding sequence ATGGCACTTGCAGCAGAGGAAAAAAAAGAATTGGTCAACGCATATAAAACCCATGATAGCGATACCGGATCGCCAGAAGTCCAGGTGGCAATTATCCAGACTCGCATCCGGGAGTTGACGGAACATTTTCGGACACATAGGAAAGACCATCATTCTAGACAGGGACTATTTAGACTCGTGAGCAAACAACGTCGTCTGTTACGTTATCTGCACAGACAAGATGTTCAACGGTATCGTAATCTGATTACTCAACTTGGAATTCGTGACACAATTTCAGGCAGGAGAAGCTAG
- a CDS encoding YlxR family protein has protein sequence MAAIPIRTCIGCRGKVPKKDLLRFVRDAEGNLQTDPTGKLPGRGAYVCQSQACINITFKSQKINAHLRSNLSRQVIDSFKQELLSLVSHRNVEEV, from the coding sequence ATGGCTGCGATACCTATCCGCACCTGTATCGGCTGCCGGGGTAAAGTTCCCAAAAAAGATTTGCTTCGATTTGTGCGGGATGCGGAGGGAAACCTCCAAACAGATCCAACTGGTAAGTTGCCGGGACGTGGTGCCTATGTATGCCAATCACAAGCGTGCATTAATATCACTTTCAAGTCGCAGAAAATCAATGCCCATTTGCGAAGCAATCTCTCAAGGCAGGTTATTGATTCTTTCAAACAAGAACTCCTTAGTCTGGTGAGTCATAGAAACGTGGAGGAGGTATAA
- a CDS encoding bifunctional oligoribonuclease/PAP phosphatase NrnA codes for MEDYQAILRVFDQYQSFALSTHVNPDGDALGSELALYSFLKDLRKQVKIFNTDAAPPNYRFLPFHDAILPVKAFQEDFPEVLVVLDAGVLRRIGAYLSRSLIPTRVTVNIDHHTSAEPFGDYNLVETDASSTSEIIYRLIQHHGTPIGKERALCLYTGIMFDTGCFRYSNSTPMAHHVAAELIQEGISVDEVYRAVYESLPIGTIQLLSEVFQTLGTTPDGKIGWLYATQEMFRKTATTRDDVDGFINHIRSIDTVEVAILVSEQKNGESKASLRSKVSVDVGEIAAIFGGGGHQRAAGCEIDAPCGEAIAQLVRITQQRMRDG; via the coding sequence ATGGAAGATTATCAAGCAATTTTGCGGGTCTTTGATCAATATCAGTCTTTTGCACTATCAACACACGTCAATCCGGATGGCGATGCACTCGGATCTGAATTAGCGCTCTATTCCTTCCTCAAGGACCTCAGAAAACAGGTCAAAATTTTTAACACAGATGCCGCGCCACCGAATTACAGATTTCTGCCCTTCCACGATGCCATTTTGCCTGTCAAAGCCTTTCAGGAGGACTTTCCCGAAGTTCTGGTCGTTCTTGATGCAGGGGTGTTGAGACGTATCGGTGCATACCTGTCTCGTTCCTTAATTCCGACCAGAGTAACCGTTAACATTGATCATCATACTTCTGCTGAGCCATTTGGAGATTACAATCTCGTCGAAACTGATGCATCATCGACATCTGAGATAATCTATCGGTTGATCCAACATCACGGAACTCCAATAGGAAAGGAACGAGCGCTTTGCCTTTACACAGGGATTATGTTTGATACTGGCTGTTTTCGGTATTCAAATTCGACACCGATGGCTCACCACGTTGCAGCAGAACTAATTCAGGAAGGAATCTCCGTTGATGAAGTATATCGCGCTGTCTACGAGAGTTTGCCGATTGGAACGATTCAGTTGCTTAGCGAAGTTTTCCAAACGCTTGGCACGACACCTGATGGTAAAATCGGCTGGTTGTATGCAACGCAGGAGATGTTTCGTAAAACTGCAACAACCCGTGACGACGTGGATGGATTTATCAATCATATCCGCTCAATTGACACTGTTGAGGTGGCAATCCTCGTGAGTGAGCAGAAAAATGGTGAATCGAAGGCGAGTCTGCGGAGCAAAGTGTCTGTTGATGTTGGCGAAATTGCTGCTATATTTGGAGGCGGTGGACATCAACGCGCTGCCGGCTGTGAGATCGATGCGCCCTGTGGCGAGGCGATTGCACAACTAGTGAGGATAACGCAGCAACGAATGAGGGATGGATAA
- the gcvH gene encoding glycine cleavage system protein GcvH — protein sequence MFPADLKYMKSHEWARREGDIADVGVSDYAQAEIQDVVYVELPEVGTILEQHKAFGVIESVKAAFDLNAPVSGEVVEINEELEDAPELVNETPYDAGWMIKIRMSNSGELEALMSASEYQAMIETEENE from the coding sequence ATGTTTCCGGCAGATCTAAAGTACATGAAAAGCCACGAATGGGCGAGACGTGAAGGCGACATCGCTGACGTTGGTGTCAGCGACTACGCACAAGCAGAGATCCAAGATGTTGTCTACGTTGAGCTACCAGAGGTGGGAACAATTCTTGAGCAGCACAAAGCGTTTGGGGTCATTGAATCCGTTAAAGCAGCGTTTGATCTCAATGCCCCAGTTAGTGGTGAAGTTGTTGAAATCAATGAAGAACTTGAAGATGCACCGGAGTTAGTAAATGAAACCCCTTACGATGCCGGTTGGATGATTAAAATCCGTATGAGCAACTCAGGCGAATTGGAGGCACTCATGTCCGCAAGTGAATACCAAGCAATGATCGAAACAGAGGAAAATGAATAA
- a CDS encoding bifunctional riboflavin kinase/FAD synthetase, whose product MQIYYDLEAPSELFRESIVTVGVFDGLHVGHQAVIQQVLTQAKKFKLASFVLTFDPPPLAFLAPERCPPALTPLPKKIEILEQLGVDAVVFARFDAYLQQMSPDTFVQQVLLQRLHARQVIVGYDWQFGKGRSGNADALKRLGDQYQFDVMIVGPVQIRGKPVHSTRVREAIASGNLDLASELLGRRYSIMGEVVKGEGRGRQIGFPTANIDAGNQMLPPSGVYAVQVKLEGWRFAGVLNMGTRPTFDGEKFQIETHLFDFEKVIYGKKIEISFIEKIRAEQRFPNPEMLVNQIEQDVTLAKAILKRMKNRNAQYR is encoded by the coding sequence TTGCAGATTTACTATGATCTAGAAGCCCCTTCTGAATTGTTTCGGGAGTCTATTGTTACTGTTGGTGTGTTTGATGGTCTACACGTTGGACATCAAGCGGTCATCCAACAGGTTTTGACTCAAGCAAAAAAATTCAAGCTAGCGAGTTTTGTGCTGACCTTTGACCCGCCTCCCTTGGCTTTCCTTGCTCCTGAAAGATGTCCTCCAGCCCTGACACCCCTTCCAAAGAAGATTGAAATATTGGAGCAGCTCGGTGTTGATGCTGTGGTTTTTGCTCGCTTTGACGCGTATTTACAGCAGATGTCTCCCGATACCTTTGTTCAGCAAGTTTTACTGCAACGATTACATGCTAGACAGGTTATTGTTGGCTATGATTGGCAGTTTGGCAAAGGACGGTCTGGCAATGCCGATGCTCTGAAGAGACTTGGGGATCAGTATCAATTCGATGTGATGATTGTTGGTCCCGTACAAATTCGCGGCAAACCTGTTCATAGTACACGAGTCCGTGAAGCGATTGCAAGCGGTAACCTTGACCTCGCATCTGAGCTTCTAGGACGCCGATACTCAATCATGGGTGAGGTAGTAAAAGGCGAGGGGCGTGGGAGACAGATCGGGTTTCCCACTGCTAACATTGATGCTGGAAATCAGATGTTACCGCCAAGTGGAGTTTACGCCGTACAGGTCAAATTGGAGGGCTGGAGGTTCGCCGGCGTGCTAAATATGGGGACCAGACCTACATTTGACGGAGAAAAATTCCAGATTGAAACCCACCTATTTGATTTTGAGAAAGTGATATACGGCAAAAAAATAGAAATCTCATTCATCGAAAAGATTCGAGCTGAACAGAGATTTCCAAACCCGGAGATGTTGGTTAATCAGATTGAGCAAGATGTTACTTTGGCTAAAGCTATTTTGAAGCGAATGAAGAACAGAAATGCGCAATACCGCTAA